From Mycolicibacterium cosmeticum, a single genomic window includes:
- a CDS encoding LysR family transcriptional regulator, protein MALSSRMPGLTEFEVLMAVAETGSLGAAARKIGVTQQAVSARLASMEAQTGVKLAVRTPRGSQLTPAGVVVAEWAHQLLDVATHVDAGLASLRAETRSRIRISASQTIAEQLLPRWLVSLRAAALQNGSPAPEVTLTATNSDHAIADVTGGAADVGFVESPAVPSGVRTRVVAHDELVVVVAPSHKWARRSRPVSAAELAQTPLICREAGSGTRDSLIAALRRAGYQPAEQASPLLELSSAAAVRAAVLASQAPAVMSRLAVADDLAFGRLREVPTPELDLHRELRAIWVGGRTPPAGAVRDLLGHIGTRQAAH, encoded by the coding sequence ATGGCTTTGAGTTCGCGGATGCCCGGCCTCACCGAGTTCGAGGTGCTGATGGCCGTGGCCGAGACGGGCAGTCTGGGCGCGGCCGCCCGCAAGATCGGGGTGACCCAACAGGCGGTGTCGGCCCGGCTGGCGTCGATGGAGGCACAGACCGGTGTGAAGCTCGCGGTCCGCACACCGCGCGGATCGCAGTTGACACCGGCCGGGGTGGTGGTTGCCGAGTGGGCCCATCAACTGTTGGACGTCGCCACCCACGTGGATGCCGGTTTGGCGTCGCTGCGTGCGGAGACCCGCAGCCGCATCAGGATTTCGGCCAGCCAGACCATCGCCGAGCAGTTGCTGCCGCGCTGGCTGGTGTCGTTGCGCGCCGCCGCGCTACAGAACGGGAGTCCCGCGCCGGAGGTCACGCTGACGGCCACGAACAGCGATCACGCGATTGCCGACGTCACCGGCGGGGCGGCCGATGTGGGCTTCGTCGAAAGTCCGGCGGTGCCGTCGGGTGTGCGAACCAGGGTGGTGGCCCATGACGAGCTGGTGGTCGTGGTGGCCCCCAGCCACAAATGGGCCAGGCGGTCACGCCCGGTGAGTGCGGCGGAGCTGGCACAGACGCCGCTGATCTGCCGCGAAGCCGGTTCCGGTACCCGCGACTCCCTCATCGCCGCACTGCGGCGGGCCGGTTACCAGCCCGCCGAGCAGGCCTCTCCCCTGCTGGAGCTTTCCTCCGCGGCGGCCGTTCGGGCGGCGGTGCTGGCCAGTCAGGCCCCCGCCGTGATGAGCCGGCTCGCGGTGGCCGACGATCTCGCGTTCGGGCGGTTACGCGAGGTGCCGACGCCGGAGCTGGACCTGCACAGAGAGCTTCGCGCCATCTGGGTCGGCGGGCGGACGCCGCCGGCGGGCGCGGTTCGTGACCTGCTCGGGCACATCGGCACACGGCAAGCGGCGCACTGA
- a CDS encoding primosomal protein N' — MLSVPHLDREFDYLVSADQSDDAQPGVRVRVRFHGRLVDAFVLERRSDTDHSGKLGWLDRVVSAEPVLTQEVRRLVDAVAARYAGTRADVLRLAVPPRHAAAEKQTSPDLPPLGEQPVDASGWADYGRGPQFLDAVRQGRAARAVWQALPGERWPQRLAEAAAVAVHSGRGALLIVPDQRDVDALHAAACERVDESRVVALSAGLGPSQRYKRWLAVLRGQARLVIGTRSAVFAPVADLGLVAVWDDGDDSLAEPRAPYPHAREVAMLRAHQLRCAALLGGYARTAEAQALVRSRWAHDLVASRAVVRARAPRVAAVDDSAFDQERDPAARTARVPSMALRAARTALAAGHPVLVQVPRRGYIPALACARCRTVARCRHCTGPLSLPDRDAHGAVCRWCARTELSLRCVSCGSDAVRAVVVGARRTAEELGRALPGAVVITSGGDSVLSAVRAGPAVVVATPGAEPTAPGGYGAALLLDGWALLGRQDLRAAEDTLRRWMAATALVRSRADGGMVAVIAESVIPTVQALIRWDPLGHAEAELDARTEVGLPPAVHLAVLDGAPEAVAALVDAATLPAEAELLGPVDLPPGARRPPGVAVDSPISRMLVRVPRSTGLELAAALRRAVNAMSARHDQQPVRVQIDPLHIG, encoded by the coding sequence ATCGGCCGACCAGTCCGACGACGCCCAGCCCGGCGTGCGGGTGCGGGTGCGTTTCCACGGCCGCCTGGTGGACGCCTTCGTCCTCGAAAGACGCTCGGACACCGACCATTCCGGCAAACTCGGCTGGCTGGACCGGGTGGTGTCGGCGGAACCGGTGCTGACCCAGGAGGTGCGCCGGCTGGTCGACGCGGTGGCCGCCCGCTACGCCGGCACCCGCGCCGACGTGCTGCGACTGGCGGTGCCGCCCCGGCATGCCGCGGCCGAGAAACAGACGAGCCCCGACCTGCCGCCGCTGGGCGAGCAGCCCGTCGATGCGTCGGGCTGGGCCGACTACGGTCGGGGGCCGCAATTCCTGGATGCCGTGCGGCAGGGCCGCGCCGCCCGCGCCGTGTGGCAGGCGCTGCCGGGGGAGCGGTGGCCGCAGCGGCTGGCCGAGGCGGCCGCCGTGGCGGTGCATTCCGGGCGAGGCGCCCTGCTGATCGTCCCGGACCAGCGCGACGTCGACGCACTGCATGCCGCCGCGTGTGAGCGCGTGGACGAGTCCAGGGTGGTGGCCCTGTCGGCGGGCCTGGGCCCGTCCCAACGGTACAAGCGCTGGCTGGCGGTGCTGCGCGGGCAGGCCCGGCTGGTGATCGGCACCCGCAGCGCGGTGTTCGCCCCGGTGGCCGACCTGGGACTGGTCGCCGTGTGGGACGACGGCGACGACTCCCTGGCCGAGCCGCGCGCCCCCTATCCGCACGCCCGCGAGGTCGCCATGTTGCGCGCGCACCAACTGCGCTGCGCGGCACTGCTGGGCGGGTACGCGCGCACCGCCGAGGCGCAGGCGTTGGTGCGCAGCCGCTGGGCACACGATCTGGTGGCCTCCCGCGCGGTGGTGCGGGCCCGGGCGCCGCGGGTGGCCGCGGTGGACGACAGCGCGTTCGACCAGGAGCGTGATCCGGCGGCCCGCACCGCCCGGGTGCCCTCGATGGCGTTGCGGGCCGCCCGCACGGCGCTGGCCGCCGGGCATCCCGTGTTGGTCCAGGTGCCGCGGCGCGGCTACATCCCGGCGCTGGCCTGCGCCCGCTGCCGCACCGTGGCCCGCTGCCGGCACTGCACCGGGCCACTGTCGTTGCCGGACCGCGACGCCCACGGTGCGGTGTGCCGATGGTGTGCCCGCACCGAGCTGTCGCTGCGATGCGTGAGTTGCGGGTCCGACGCGGTGCGGGCGGTGGTGGTCGGCGCCCGCCGCACCGCCGAGGAACTGGGCCGCGCCCTGCCCGGTGCGGTGGTCATCACCTCCGGTGGTGACAGCGTGCTCTCCGCGGTGCGGGCCGGGCCGGCCGTCGTCGTCGCCACCCCCGGCGCGGAGCCCACGGCGCCCGGTGGATACGGGGCCGCCTTGCTGCTGGACGGTTGGGCCCTGCTGGGCCGGCAGGACCTGCGCGCCGCCGAGGACACCTTGCGCCGGTGGATGGCGGCGACCGCACTGGTGCGCAGCCGCGCCGACGGGGGCATGGTGGCGGTCATCGCCGAGTCGGTGATCCCCACCGTGCAGGCACTGATCCGCTGGGACCCGTTGGGGCATGCCGAAGCGGAGCTGGACGCGCGTACCGAGGTCGGCCTGCCGCCGGCCGTGCACCTGGCCGTGCTGGACGGTGCCCCCGAAGCCGTCGCCGCCCTGGTGGACGCCGCGACGCTGCCGGCCGAGGCCGAACTGCTGGGACCGGTCGACCTGCCGCCCGGCGCGCGACGGCCGCCGGGGGTCGCGGTCGACAGTCCCATCAGCCGCATGCTGGTGCGGGTGCCGCGCAGCACCGGTCTGGAATTGGCGGCCGCGTTGCGCCGGGCGGTCAACGCGATGTCGGCCCGCCACGACCAGCAGCCGGTGCGGGTGCAGATCGACCCGCTGCACATCGGTTAG
- a CDS encoding DUF202 domain-containing protein: MKADGLQHERTQLSWERTVFGFLAVAVLLAFRARELPGWAHGLAVIALLAAGAAHRVRRAELTCGRGAVAPARWVIPVTGTVTAALGIGCAAAVWW, from the coding sequence GTGAAAGCCGACGGCCTGCAGCATGAGCGCACGCAACTCAGCTGGGAGAGAACGGTGTTCGGATTCCTGGCGGTGGCCGTCCTGCTGGCCTTCCGCGCCCGCGAACTGCCCGGGTGGGCGCACGGACTCGCCGTCATCGCCCTGCTGGCCGCCGGTGCCGCACACCGGGTTCGGCGCGCAGAGCTCACCTGCGGGCGGGGCGCCGTCGCGCCGGCGCGGTGGGTGATTCCCGTGACCGGGACAGTGACCGCCGCGCTCGGCATCGGCTGCGCCGCCGCGGTGTGGTGGTGA
- a CDS encoding FAD/NAD(P)-binding protein produces MHPTHYRWTIIGAGPAGIATVGRLIDSGIRPDEIAWVDPEFAVGDFGTRWSVVSSNTRVSGFLDFLETPAAFEFREAPDFPIRGLDPRQTCSLGAVAEPLQWITGRLAERVATHKTTATRLELTRRSWAVHTERSVLTSDNVVLAIGSEARSLDYPGLREIPLDVAVDARKLAAEPLDGATVAVFGSSHSTMLVLPNLLSRPVAKIINFYQHPLRYAVDFGDWTLFDDTGLKGHAAQWARDNLDGRLPERLHRCLVDDPRFDELLGRCDQVIYTVGFEPRRVAAPQWGPLRHNPANGIIAPGLFGIGIAFPGYRVDPTGFGEHRVGLEKFMEQLDKCLPIWLRYGA; encoded by the coding sequence ATGCATCCGACGCACTATCGGTGGACGATCATCGGAGCCGGTCCGGCCGGCATAGCCACAGTCGGTCGGCTGATCGACTCCGGCATCCGTCCCGACGAGATCGCCTGGGTGGACCCGGAATTCGCCGTCGGCGATTTCGGGACCCGGTGGTCGGTGGTGTCCAGCAACACCCGGGTCAGTGGCTTCCTGGATTTCCTGGAGACACCCGCGGCGTTCGAGTTCCGCGAGGCGCCGGACTTCCCGATCCGCGGCCTCGACCCACGCCAGACGTGCTCGCTGGGAGCGGTTGCCGAACCACTGCAATGGATCACCGGCCGCCTCGCCGAGCGGGTCGCCACCCACAAGACCACGGCCACCCGGTTGGAGCTGACCCGGCGCAGCTGGGCCGTGCACACCGAGCGGTCGGTACTCACCTCGGACAACGTGGTGCTGGCCATCGGATCCGAGGCCCGCAGCCTGGATTACCCGGGTCTGCGCGAGATTCCGCTCGACGTCGCGGTCGATGCGCGCAAGCTGGCGGCCGAACCGCTCGACGGTGCGACGGTCGCCGTGTTCGGCTCGTCGCATTCGACCATGCTGGTGCTGCCCAATCTGCTGAGCCGGCCGGTGGCGAAGATCATCAACTTCTACCAGCATCCGCTGCGCTACGCCGTCGACTTCGGTGACTGGACGTTGTTCGACGACACCGGCCTGAAAGGCCATGCCGCCCAATGGGCCAGGGACAACCTGGACGGACGGTTGCCCGAGCGGCTGCACCGGTGCCTCGTGGACGACCCGCGGTTCGACGAGTTGCTGGGCCGATGCGATCAGGTGATCTACACGGTGGGTTTCGAGCCGCGGCGGGTCGCGGCACCCCAGTGGGGGCCGCTGCGGCACAACCCCGCCAACGGCATCATCGCCCCCGGCCTGTTCGGGATCGGCATCGCCTTTCCGGGTTACCGGGTCGACCCCACCGGATTCGGGGAGCACCGCGTCGGGCTGGAGAAGTTCATGGAGCAGCTCGACAAGTGTCTGCCCATCTGGTTGCGGTACGGCGCATGA
- a CDS encoding YidH family protein: MTVPAMPAARPSADGGTEPDYRFTLANERTFLAWIRTALALIAGGVAVAQLLGPFAVSWGRRGLATALIAAGAAVAAASVRRWQRVQQAMRADADLPATHLPAMLTGFLLIIGAAVLILAVLAG, encoded by the coding sequence ATGACGGTGCCCGCCATGCCCGCCGCGCGGCCGTCGGCAGACGGCGGCACCGAACCCGACTACCGGTTCACCCTGGCCAACGAACGCACGTTCCTGGCCTGGATCCGGACGGCGCTCGCCCTGATCGCCGGCGGCGTCGCCGTCGCGCAACTGCTCGGACCGTTCGCCGTCTCGTGGGGACGCCGCGGCCTGGCCACCGCGTTGATCGCGGCGGGAGCCGCGGTGGCGGCCGCGTCGGTGCGGCGCTGGCAGCGCGTGCAGCAGGCCATGCGAGCCGACGCCGACCTGCCGGCGACACACCTGCCGGCGATGTTGACCGGGTTTCTGCTCATCATCGGCGCGGCGGTGTTGATCCTGGCGGTGCTGGCGGGGTGA